Genomic window (Erythrolamprus reginae isolate rEryReg1 chromosome 3, rEryReg1.hap1, whole genome shotgun sequence):
atgggggagttgagatattccttccccctaggccattacaagttatgcatggtatgtctgtgtgtatgtttggttttatattaagggtttttagttgtttttattattggattgttacatgttgtttttatcattgttgttagccgctttgagtctacagagaggggcggcatgcaaatccaataaattattattattattattattattattattattattattattatgttatgatTTCAGAAGAAATGAAATACTACCGGTTTGGCATGGTTCTGGTGTACTGGTAGTGGTGGCCAGcggtagttcagagaactagtaGTGGTGGTTCCTCCCACCCAACGGGGGCAccactattttcttttttaacccaCTGGGTATACCTTACGTGCATGCTCAGAGGTTGAAAAAGTGCATGTGACAGTGCAAATTGCTTGCTTCCGAACACGtaggtagatttcaccactggtctgGATAGCCTCCCTATATGAGACTTCGAAATAGACTTTTGTTAATGTTTTGAAGGATCTTGTGATaagacagagaaaaaaatgaaaagaaaccaaGTTCTAGGATATTATTTGAAGGGATTAAGATTGTTAAAGTAAAGGGAAGTGATATGAAGttattttatatatgtatgtttataaACAAAAAAGATTTGTTTATAGACAAGAGACGACATATTGGGAAGCATTGATAATTTATTGTATATTAAGAGAAGGTATAAATTACTAAAATTGTTTACACCTGTTATGGAGGGGTGAGTTAcgtctttatatatttcttctacttttttactacatcatttttatttatttctattttgtcTTCTTTTCCGCacttggtttccccccccccctctttttttaaagtttgtagTCATTCATACCTTTTTAATTGTAGCATTCAacaaaattaacatattttttaaaaagagcataaaacatatcaaacTGGGAGAGATCAAAACTGGGAGAGATCAAAACAGTCAAATATAAAATGCTTTGCATCTAGAAAGCCACAAAAAAGTAGTATTAGATAAGTTCTAATAGTTAATGATAAACTAAAACTGATGGATTTTGACAAGAATGCTTAGAAAGGTAATTAccatttttctgcttttctttgcaATCACTGCCTTTACTTGGCCCTCAATTTCTTCATTGTACTGATCTCCTAAAGATTTCAGTAAATTGGCAATATGAACTGGATCGAAACTGCTTGCTGAATCAGCTGCTAGTTAACAGAAAGCCAATACTGATTTACAGGTTCTATCCTTATACAAAAATATTCTAGTTcaatttctattccatttcaatTCTAAACCTTTTTGACTTGTccaatatgatttgatttgatttttattttttattggatttgtatgccgcccctctccgtagactcggggcggctaacaacagtagtaaacagcatatgacaatccaatataaacaggtaaaagcccctattgtaaaaccaacatatgACATTTGCCTCCATTTTAAATTTAGGTAAAGAGAATTTAAAtttgcttatttaaaaaaatataggttAGTCTCAGGTTACAACTACTTATTCACAGCTTCACTATGACTacagtgggagatgaggaaagactggtatgtttactgtgtctaaaaatgttggtagtggacagcatgaagccaaataaattaaggtgtcacttaaacacattacaccacaatcacgctgataagtcacttgagttttttcagtgaaaatgtgccaaatattgcaagcaattgtcccggcggagagttgggggtgcgtgaaatgtttacttcttcctgagggggcataatagaaaatagttgagaagcactggcttaCATAATTGTGAAGATAAAAGCAGTGGGAGAAAGTTAATAGATATTAACAAAGTTATAGATACATACATTACACAGTTAACGATTTGGTATGTAATGATCGTAAACCTCAAAATGTCTACAGCATGTGCAGATTAATTTATCTGCTTCATAATTGAGACAGTCTGAGACAGAATTTGACCTATTTGGATTCAGTTTCAATTTTGGGGGCAATTCTTCCATTATTATTTGATTTAGGGACTGCTTCTTCTCACTTTCATGTCTTACCAAATTAACCATTAAATTATCTGCAAAGACCATGGACTGAATGGCCACCATTTCCCTATTACCGATATGTGTCCTTTGGTAGCTATTACCCAGAAAAGTAATTAaagatagtaatagcatttaaacgtatataccactccataatgctttacagcatgtcagcatattttccccaacaaactgactcctcattttattgaccttagaaggatggacggctgagtcagtCTTCTTCATGTATAGATTTATTATGTTTTAtcaataggaataaaatacaaaacgGAAAAGGTCAATCTTGTTGAGGTCAGTTCGAACTGTGGGTGGTGGACACTgcctttaaccactgtgccaacagGGCTCttaaaattatctatctatctatctatctatctatctatctatctatctatctatctatctatctacctacctacctacctacctacctacctatctaaaccaacttagaactaaagagaaatttcctgaccgttaaaacaattaatcagtggaatagcttgccacactagaagttttaaaaaagatgttggataaccatttgtttgaagtagtgtaaggtttcctgcccaaacaggggattggactagaagaccttcaaggtccctttcaaatctgttgttgttgttcctatctctctctctctctctctctctctctctctctctctctctctctctctctctctctctctctatctatctatctatctatctatctatcttagtttcatatactgtatatcttatcTTTCCTGCTACTTAGCAGTTTAGGATTTTGAAAACTCTATTGACTGTGTTTAAAACCTGCTTCCTTAAATACCATTTTTCCCATATAGCACAATCCATGATAATTCAGGCAGGTGAGGCAAACAGAACCTTGATGAAAATGGTAGCACCCACAGCAGAATTAACAACATCCAGAAATTGTAATAAACATTTACCTGTGGAAATAATCAAAACTTATTGTGAAAGAAGAATATCCATTTCCACTGCCCCAAAGGAGCAATGTTATATTGCATGCAAATAGATAAAATGTAACTAAAAATCACCAAAAGTACAATCGGCCAAAACAAAAAACTGACACCTATCAACCTGGTAAAGGAAATGAAAAAGACAAAACCTCTATGCCCATGCTTCCCTTCACCCACAAAAGAGCTAGCTAGACACCATATACAAGACAAAAAAAATAAGCCTACagttatagggggggggggagatttaaaTTGGCACTTGGCCATAATATTACAGCAGAACAATCATGCTGACATCCATCCCACACACAAATGCTTACATGCACATACTTAAACATGTTTTCCTATAAAATGCATCCTAGCagccggttatgtcccacagaatcggcctctccaggtcccgtcggccagacaatgtcagctggtggggcctaggggaagagccttttctgtggtggccccgaccctctggaatgaactccctccaaagATATGTACCGCCCCTTCCCTCctagtctttcgtaaagctcgtaaaacccatctctgccagcgggcatggggaccgtgagtgatgagattgtctctggctgatattatgaatgattgaattgaatgaatgaatgtgtgtgactgtatATGGGATTCAACACTTTTAGTAATTTGtttaattcttttaaagtaatttagatttattttatatattgttgcatttataatgttgtgcGCTGCCCTGAGTCGTCtcaagaagggtggcctagaaatctaataaataaataataaaatgttaaaagtaTCCCATCCTCTGTAGCCTACCCCCAAGAGGTATCCCACTTAGCTCCTGAGAATAAAGGGATTGCCTTCTTTCTACCAGTAAAGTGCCTTGTATTCCATGTGCAATATTCTGAAATTGGAAAGGGACTTAGAAAAGTATTTTACCAAAACCTTCATGATTTAATTAATAAACTGTACGTTTAAAACAGAACTATtcaattttaaaactttattttggAGTATTATTATGCCTTAAGAATGGAGTGTTTGATATTACAGACACAGTTCAGAATTAAGAAGCAAGTTcttatcaagatttttttttaaaaatcttaatttggaattttaaatatttatttattttatttatttatttattggatttgtatgccgcccgtctccgtagactcggggcggctaacaacagtaacaaaaaaacagcatgtaaatccaatactaaaacaactaaaaaacccttattgtaaaaccaaacatccatacatacatacaaacataccatacaagaattgtaaaggcctagggggaaagaatatttacatttaaatgtAAATGTTCAATTTAAGATGACAGAAtgctaaaatactttaaaaattgtGGTTTCCATTAGCTTTTATGTGCTATGGCGTAAAGAAACTACTTTTGGACTCTTAACAAAAGCCAGTATAGATAGCAGACTTATTTTTTTTACTCCAAGCAAGAAGATCAAAAGCTGGTCCTCACTTCAAAATTTGGGAAATACAAAGCCTCCCTCCCTCATTACAACTTACCGTACCTTGAAAATGAGCCTTTGCACCTTGTACAACAATTTTTGTCTCACCCTGGAGCTCCAGGCATCGGTCAGTTACTTTTAACCATGGCATGTAAAGAGTAGCAAACAAGGCTTCCACAATTTGTTCTGTTTGTTCTTCAAACGTCATTGAGTTGTTCATCTTCAGGTATGTATTTCAAACTTAATTTTCTAGGAATTGTTTCTTCTGATGTCTGGAAGAGGTCAAACATAAACAGTCTCCAGCAGCTTCCTTTATTTACAAGTCAGAACAGGAAACATAACttacaaaataaaattatttaggtTTTCTGTGATCTGTAGTTCCACCATCATCGTTTTAAGATATTGTCATCTATTATAGTTAGAAAACATTAATTACCGGAAGCGTTCAGACTATCAAGTCCAACAATGCTTTCTCTTCTACCATTCAAGATACTTAGTTGACTAAGAGGAAGtagatatttttatatttgaTATTGTATGCATAACCTTTGGACTCAAGGCATTTTGCAGCAGAAGCGGAGTAAcgacgcggacacagagctgtatttaaactgggtcatttttattaattaaataaacttatttaattcaaaacttaAATAGGCAGAAGTCAAATAAGAacatttggggtggaaatgacgtaacaaaaacttcctgggcaactcagggcgtagctccatgctgatccaggtgaaggggaccacaccctcacctggatcccagccatacAATACATGTTGGAGGTCTCgctgtccaatccctgaaaggcaattgaaatgggcgagacccagaggcaacttctccccaattgctcaggccggtttaaaagccaccatgagtctgccaatcatccccaaagatgcccaatggagaacacacagttgctagcacctcccaatttccacccctaacctgccaacccaatgaccaaaggtaagccaattagaactaattaaTAATGAAACACCCCCTAACTATCCATCTcgcactgcagtgtggaataggtgaaaaaaccaTCGCAGGTAAaatgccgagaccgccaaaatttcctattcagccccctaaggaagacccctgtagcacactgaaaaatagggaggtagggcgggtgttcgcctgctcgttgtcagggcgaaaaggaagccccgagcctgcGCAGCCCCTTATAAAGGACTGGCAGGCTACGCCCTCGAGCAACGTCATCGGCTGGTGCCAATGACAGGCCTGGCCAGGATCTCATGAAATATCGCAATATCCTGGCcaacaagatggcggctgtgcCGGAGACTGTGTTTCCCCGGCACCGCAGCAAATCCGGCTGGAGGTGAGTCGCCGGCTCGGCATTCACGTCACTGTCACAGCAGTAGTATCTCTCATAAATAGCATCTGCTTGTAATTTTATAGTACAGTATTTCACAATCATTTCCTCACACTGAAGAGGAGTTGAGTTTTCCAAGTATAAAGTCTCCTTCTGCTTTATCTTTACCCCTAACAACTTTATGGATCCATCTACCCCAGAagtgggttctaatttttttttactctgaggatggcttattttgtgggcatggcttgactTGGTGGGTCATATGGGTAGGTgaggccaactcaatgtcactcatatcaagggATGCCTCACCTGGCCCCTCCTTTCCCAGCTGTTCCTTGTCATACCCAGCCTCAACATATCTACAGTACTGTAAAAGTGTTGTTCACCTTTTTCAACTTTGTTATCTATATACCATACATatactttcatggaccactgaaaggaggaaatggctcacatgctttgctcaagagtgtgataggcaacaggcttttaacagcgctcatcacctcgaggttcgactactgtaatgctctctacatggggctacctttgaaaagtgttcggaaactccagatcgtgcagaatgcagctgcgagagcagtcatgggcttacctaggtatgcccatgtttcaccaacaatccgcagtctgcattggttgccgatcaatttccggtcacaattcaaagtgttggttatgacctttaaagcccttcatggcactggaccagaatatctccgagaccgcctgctgctgcacgaatcccagtgaccgattaggtcccacagagtgggccttctccgggtcccgtcaactaaacaatgtcggttggcgggccccaggggaagagccttctctgtggcagccccggccctctggaaccaactccccccggagattagaaccgcccctactctccttgccttccataagctccttaagacccacctttgtcgtcaggaatgggggaactgagacatctcccccgggcatatacaatttatgaatggtatgtctggatgtatgtttgtttagaaaatggggtttttaaaatatttttaaacagtaatttagatttgtcgtaaattgtttttcactttgttgtgagccgccccgagtctgaggagaggggcggcatacaaatctaaataataaataaatgataaataaataaaggggctgTCAGAAAGAAGCAGGGGCAACGTATTTTtgaaagcatcagaaggcaaaacaagaagtaatggatggaaactaaacaaagagaaaagcaacctaaaactaaggagaaactttctgacagtgagaaccaatataggtgcagaaatatttcagtcataatttcacatataaaatagCCATTCATGTAATACAACCTGCATATTATTCAAAACAGTAATTAATATTATGGCTGATGTTTGACACCAAGCCTAAAAGTCAGAGATCACAAGAGTGCTTCTTTCTCTGTATACAAAACATCACATACCAGGAATAGCATATTAAGCTGGACTTATGCAACCTgatgtacaaaataaacacacacatatttatgctCTGGACTGTAGACATTGAATGCATGTAACTCTCTTAAAAAATATGTGTAGCCCTGGGCAAAAGAAAGGCAATACAATCACTCTAAGTATAGGGacagtttaaaatattaacaCATGATAAATCATCgaacaattaaataaaaaacaGGGTTTTtcccacacactctctctctctcccttccttctttttatatatatatttattttatttatttcttcgatTGCTATGCCGCTCAACTCCCCAGGGACTTTAGGTAACTCAcagcaaaaacataaaacatcaataatagtacaaaaacctttaaaaacagttttaaaacaatttataatgcaAACAGTTAAACCCCTGCATATCATTCATGGCTGAAATTTGCTGGTTACCACCATAaaatcaacagccccaggcctgttggaaaagccaggtctttactggTTTCTGGACGGCCAATAGGGTGGGGATAGTCCAgttctcaggaggtaactggttctgGAGAGCCAGGGCAGCTACAGAGACGGCCCTCCTCTGTGGACCTACCAGCCAACGTTGTTtatctgatgggacctggagcagACTAACTCTGTGAGCCCTTACTGGTTggtgggagctatgtggtagaagcggtggtggggtatgaatgtttgtctggtggtgggcacaattcacaaaacacttgttttatgttgtgtgagtgttatattgtaaaaaatcaataaaaatattaattaaaaaatataaaataaatatatcaataacTAGGACAAAGGAATTCATGACCTACTGAAGTAGGGGACTGTAAATTGGTGTAATGTATTGTATGGAATTGTGGCTGCAGGAATTATCAGTGAAATTCCTTGACTCACAATTTAATTGCAATGACAACCAAGCTATTatgatgttttttaaaatgtattaaattttaaattaaatttattttgtttcaatttattttgtttttttacagaaTGGTATACAGTATAGCCTTTTCAATCCATTTGCAGTTCTATTTCCAGTTTCCATCTCTATTTCCTCCAAAATAGCAGATGAGATTTTCATATTGAAAGTAAGAAATTATGGGCTGTTTAGACCTCTTGCAAGATTAccctaaaagaaagaaaaagaaaaatattgataaTCAGATGAGTGTGGAAAGTATATAGTAAAGATCTCGAATCCATTGTTGTAAAACacatttggatttggatttaagATCTGAAGATGACATCAGTAGATTCCACTGTATTTCCCCCCATACCTTATACTCAGAGGGCATATCACTGCACAAGATAAGAACATGGTCCCATCCAATAAATATGGAAGGAGCTTGCCTTGTCCCTGCCTGTCCTCAGCAATCAACTCCTTCTGCTTGTTGTTTGGGAATTGTAGATTAGTGACATCCATGAATCAGGATATAAGGGACTCTACACTCATGTGCATGTGTGAAAGGAGTGGATCATTTTGTATTAGTGCAGATTGTTTCACTTTTAGAATTTTACATTCAGAAATATTTCAGTTAAAACTGAGGAATAAATCTTTAAAATAGGACACTGAAAATTTTCCATGTGGTGTTTCCAGATTGTTGACTGTTTAATAGGTTTATTCACTGAAATTAAGTAAATAGTAATTCATGTTATTCTGCTGattatttcttttctgttttcgGAGCTTTTGATGATTGAGTACAATTACCCAAGTGCTAAGTCACAGTTAAACATTAATTTAACTTACCCAACTACCTTGCCTTTCAATATAGCTTCTCACTTCAGGATTTCTGTTGATTGTTCCTGTGAGTATGTTTATCTGGCCTTTATCTCCATGAGTTTTCTTTATAAGTTTCTCAAACAATTTCACAGCAACAGCTAAAAAAGCTCTTCCAGGCTCTAGGCCAGGAGTTTGACTGACCCAATTCCTGCTGAGAGATTCTGCTACTTCTCCAAATTTCTTTATCTGTAAACATAGAATGAATActttttttataataaaatgCAACTACTGAAAGACAACAGGTATTTATGGTGGGGAATACCTCTGGTTCACCTTAAAATTTGAATCAAACATTTATTAATAGGACTAAAGATCTGTTTTGTTCAACTTGGGCAACAAAATTGATgatcataacataacataacataacataacatagatCATAACACTTAAAGTATTTTAATTAAAGCTTAGAATAGTCTAAGTTTCATGAACTAACCAGTCCCTTGTggacagattttaacattggtaaagcaggacagcATTGAACAGGGGAGGATGTGTgtgttcttgattaaaaatttattcattcattcattcattcatttattggatttatataccgcccctctccgaagactcggggcggctaacagccatcataaaaacagcgtacaataataatccaatactaaaaacgattaaaaaccccttaatataaaaaaccaaacatacatacaaacataccatgcataaaattgtaaaggcctagggggaaaagggaatcttaattcccccatgcctggtggcagaggtgggttttaagtaggttacgaaaggcaaggagggtgagggcaattgtaatctctggggggagttggttccagaaggccagggccaccacagagaaggctcttcccctgggtcccgccaagtggcattgtttagttgacgggacccgtgaTAAATTTGGTCTGCGACTGCCTcccctgggtttgtttttcctcgGCTGACGAGAAAAGCTACTTGTCTGCCCTTTGCCTAGCATTTTCTCCAATCGGTAGGGTCCAACATATTGAAGGCAGCGAAGCTCAACATATTATTGAGCTCCGCtgccttattgattgattgattgattgatttgatttgatttgtatgccacccctctctgtagactccataGCCTTCTTTGCCAGTTGATGTCGTTTCTACCTGACTGGGTTGGGCGCCTGAGGTCTCAGGACAAAGCAAGTGTCAAGGATGGGTGTGGGGAACGTGACACACGGTGCCCGCCGCCGCCTAAGCAGAAAGCCCAAAACGGGGCATACCAGGCGCACAGCATTTCCCAGGCACCTGCCCGCTGCCGTGACGCCTCGCCTGCTCCCCCAGCTGCACTTCTGTAGTGACCGCTGGGCAGTGAAGGAAATCCAGGGAGCTGCCGCTTTTGTCCTGCCCACCGCCCCAGATCTGCTCAGCTCCAGTTCATAGAAATCACATGACGGAAGGAATTGGTGGCGAGACTGGGTGGCGGCCTTTTGGCAGAGCCAGCCTGATGGAGAACTGAAAAAGAGAGGGACTTTTCCCTCCTTCTGCCCCACTCATGGGATGGGGTGGCTCTAGAATCAGAATCTGCCTGGGTGACTCCAAAGTTTCCTGTTCGATGTGGGAGCTTGCTCATTGTGTTGTCCAACTTTCTTTTCCCCATTTAAAAGGGCTGCACCAGTAGGAGGGGGAAGACCTGATTTTAAGAGCTATGCTTTGCTGAGAATGGGAGGCAAAAAACGGGAACAAATCctgaaattgtttttttaataggaaaaatcGCCTTTAGCATTTGCATTGTCAAAATAAAGCAATGTTATACTCAAGCGTGGAAGTGGCAGGATGGCTATGCGCCTTGCTGTTTTGAATCTCACCTTTTCGCAAAAAAGTACCCCTCGGGGCAGTGTCACAACAccgtcaaataatttactaagactgtattactcttattcttctcttccttactagtatctatctcttTCCAAATATTACTATAACTATGTACTTGTATCTTtccatttatattgtttttacttgtttcctagtatgatttgatagcttattagtaaccttgactatcactaagtgttgtatctttttgttCTTGaacttgatgaatgtattttattttccttatatacactgggagcatatataccaaagacaaattcgttTCGTGTTCCAATCATGCTTtgcctataaagaattctattcccttcccttcctttccagtCTATTAACTGTTTTTTAGCTATTAGGAACCTTCACAATGAAAAGTTATAGAGCAATGAGTAAGGATCTCTCAAACCTTGATGAAAGAAgtttaaagttattttttaatgaaaggaagaaagggtcACTAGAACATTGATTTTGGAAAGTTACAGGTGGACTAAGAGTTCAGATGGATTTGAAgaaagattttgaaattaattataagaCTCATTTCCATGGGAAATAAACATTtttgaattctttaaaaaacGATAGGATGGTGCTTTGAAAACTGGACACTAGGAGGAGCTAGAAGATTATAACTAAGGAGAAGAGCAGTTAAATTTTACTCACTAATACAGAATGGACAAAGTATTTTAacattggatggatggaagaatatATGTGAACAATGGACCAGGAGTTAATTTTAACAATTTCTGCCATTATAGAAAGGCTATATTAAAAAGATATTATGGAGGAAGGACAAGTTTTATAAGGCAAAGCTGAGATTGATTTGAAAGGGGATTTAAAAATGACATGCTATAAGAAAGATATGGAAAAATATGCTACACTGGATAtttggaggtttttaaaatttatatctcATCATTTTATAGTGATATTATTTAGAAAGTAAACATAGGGTCCATCAAAATGGACTCAAATGTCTACACACCAATGCTGAGAGTATGAGAAATAAATAGGGAAAATTACAAATTCAAGTAAACAAGGGTAGATATGATATTGTTGCCATTATGGAAACTTGATGGGATGAAACTCACAAGTGGAGTACACAGTtagagggatttaaattattAGACGAAACAGACCACGTGGGTGAAAGAgatggagttgcactatatataagaaataactacatctCTACACAGCAATGATTAAAACTGGCTTGAATGCAATTGAGTCAATAGAAAAGTGGGGGAAATGACAATGCCACAGATGTATACTACAGATCATCCAACCAAACAGAGGAAATAGGTGAACTTTTTTGCTAGTCAGTTAATTGACAAAGCATGTAGGAAGCACATGAACTAAGTACATtacaataataatgggggacttttactaccctgacatcaactgggaaacaaactctgcaccaagtggaagatcAAACAGGTTCCTGtcaaacctagcagacaactttgtctcccaaaaagtagagaaggaAACTAGAggatcagccatattggacttaattctcactaacagaaatgaaatgatagaaggtgttgaagctaAAGGGTGAGTGATCATGCAATACTAGAATTCAACATTATGAAAGTACATGCAATAGAACAAAGCCAAACTAGACTCCAActagtcttggactttaagagagccaATTTCATTAAACTTAGAGCTTGAgaaggattccatgg
Coding sequences:
- the LOC139165701 gene encoding bcl-2-like protein 15 isoform X2, which translates into the protein MNNSMTFEEQTEQIVEALFATLYMPWLKVTDRCLELQGETKIVVQGAKAHFQADSASSFDPVHIANLLKSLGDQYNEEIEGQVKAVIAKKSRKMIKKFGEVAESLSRNWVTQTPGLEPVKAFLAVAVKMFEKLMEETHGDKGQINILTETINRNPEVKGYIESQGGWGNLARSLSNP
- the LOC139165701 gene encoding bcl-2-like protein 15 isoform X1, whose protein sequence is MNNSMTFEEQTEQIVEALFATLYMPWLKVTDRCLELQGETKIVVQGAKAHFQAADSASSFDPVHIANLLKSLGDQYNEEIEGQVKAVIAKKSRKMIKKFGEVAESLSRNWVTQTPGLEPVKAFLAVAVKMFEKLMEETHGDKGQINILTETINRNPEVKGYIESQGGWGNLARSLSNP